The window taacgtgagatgagcgccgcaaccccagagtcggacatgactggacctaatggtcaagggtccctttacctttacctttaaggagtctcaaagtggctaacaatctcctttcccttcctaccccacaacaaacactccttgaggtgagtgaggctgagagacttcagagaagtgcgactagcccaaggtcacccagcagctgcatgtggaggagcagggatgcaaacctggttcaccagattaagagtccgctgctcttaaccactacaccacactggctgtcagtgTAATATGGAAGGCACCATATTGGAGAAGGCTGATCTAGCTGGTGTCTAAAATGCAGAAACCCTAAGCTTCCTTGCAGAGATCAATGCATAAAGATAGAAGTGAACCTCATTGTCTTCAAATAAGTCTCACTAAGCTCactaggacttgcttctgagtaaacatgcttagtgTCTCATTGCACTTCCAGTTATGCAATATTTAGTAGCAAGTGGGATCAGTTTTAATTGATTCTTCCAACTCAGCATGTTTGATTTCTTTATTAGATGAAGGTCCCTATATTTCTAGATGGAAGTTGTTAGAAACCCTTATGTTACCATATTATCATTTTGTTGTCATACTGACGGAGACTAGAACTTTTGTGTCTTTCAGTTAATCTAAATAAGAAAATGTTCATTATAATTTTGTCCAAGATGCTGATGGTagcatttttttaattcaaagaaACATTATCATGAAAATAGGGCCATGGGTGAGAAGCCACATCTCTCTAtagatgtgacattcagcacccTAATATGTatctttacttggaagtaagtcccattgcattcagtggggcttactcccaggaaattTTATATGTGATTGCAGCTTTAGTTGTTcaatataaatgtttaaaaggaATTGAATGACCAGCTGAATTACTGGAGTAGCTAGGGATTGTAAGCATTTTAGGCAGCACCAATCGTTCTGAAATATTTTGGGTAATGACTGCAAGtatttacatatttttatttttattttgtttaagacACCTGCTTGAATAAGCAGCTAAGTGGTTGGAGGTATGAGTAATAACTGGTTTAGTCTTACAGTAGAATATGAAAGTAAATTGTCAGAGTGAATtttaaagatacaaaataaagTTACAGTTAGGGAAGTTGAAAAAATGTAACACTTTGTTAAATTGTATTTCAAAGCACCTCTGACAAGAGCCTCAAAGGTATTAATGCAAGTCTCcaattatttttggaagctgaacttaATTGTATCttttaaagattaaaaatgtCCTGATGATTCTAAGTCTTATGTCACACATCAGAGTGGAAAATTCTTTCACAATCCTTTCTAAACTTTATTTCCAGAGCAAAAATGAATCACCTCAACTTGTTCTTTGCAGCTTGTGGGTTTCTAGAGATATACCACTTGGGGGCAGCATTTGCTCTTTCCAGACATGGGAAGAATTACTGGAGGTTGTGAAGGCCTTTGCAGGAGCTTCTTCAAGATCTGTGACTGCCACTGCTCTTTTAACGGTGCCCAAAAATATAGAGGTAATTGAAAAAGAACATGCAAATCTTTAAAAGATAGCTTGTATCTACTCATTTGGGATGCTATCAACTGAAATCGTAATAATATGACCAGTATCTTGTGCAGCTACATGCTTTTGCTAGCATATTCCAGATTAAACATTTTGGAGCAGTGATAGATTTACGAAACATACGCTTATCTTTTACTGTCACCCTTTTGCCTACATTGTGTGTTGCAAGATTATATGTGGGGAAATGGACAGTGacggtgaatttttttttttttttttgacctgTACAATTACTTTTCTAATTCTTACTTGGTTACTTTGTAGTATGTATGCAGAAGTAAGCATGGGTGATGATCAGTCATGTAGTTACAAatgacagtctctctctctctcccccccctttaaaaaaattactatagcatgtttaatttggtgtaaAAGGCAAAATAGGTGACATAGATAGTGCAATTGGCAATGGCCAATGTAGGCACAATCTGTCtgtaaaaataatgaaaacattCTTAGTAATTAGTAATTGTAATTGCTTATTCCTGGTAATTAACAATTCGTCGTTTTCAGTTTTCCTAATTGGTACCTAGAGGTAACTAAGAAAGCAAAGCTATCTAtgacccatacacacacacacacacacacacacacacacacacaaaagatctcagggcggatCACAGATCTTCACAGTGGTGTGAAGGTATTCATAGAAGCCAGGAAGATTAGAAGCAGGAATGTGCAAAACCTCTCACTTCGTTTCTGCAGATTCTTCTCATTTTCTGCCCCACAACCTTGCATATTCTTGGAAGCCAGCAAGGGTGGAGAGCCTGTGGCCCATCCAATATTGTTGGATTGTGGCTCCTCTTGGatctgatgggagatgtagtccaaccacatctttAGAACCTAAGctgccccactcctgctctagtgTGAGCCACCAGCTGGTCCTGCAAACTGATGGAGATGATGGAGATCAATCCACCTGCTACTGTATGGATGACGTCAGTGATTCTAGCTAGCCAGTCATCCAATTGCTCGCTTGCACACTGTGGTGTTCCATTGACCGCCACACAACGCTTATGGTAAGGGCAGACATTTTCCTCCTCGCTCAAATGCCCTGTAGCATAGCTGCTTAACAAGCTGCCGCTTGTGTATATCCTTCCCTTAAAGAACTGCGGGAAATTCCATTTAGGCATGCCAGCGTGGACTCTGCCTGATAAACTCAATGGGACACACATCTAAAGGAACATTTCGATTCTCATCCTGATAATGCGACTTTTCAGTGTAAATCTACCCTAACAATCCACCAACCCCTGCAACAGAATATAAATCTGAATGAATTTGACACGAAGTGGGTTCATGATAATTATCTGCACTAGTGGAATTTCAGTATCTGCTTCAGAAATCAAAACTGCTAAATACAGCATCTATAATTAGAagtgtattatatatataaaaaaccacagCAGTTCAGTGAATCTATGGAACGTGCTGCTTTTAGTACGTGCTAACAATGTTTTTGACTTTGCAGTTCAAAGCAAATGCCATTTTCTTTAAATCGCAGTACAGCGAAGTTTCTGTTCTTTCCCTTTCAGTTATCTCAATGCTACTACTGCTGGTTCTCGCTGAAGCCCAACAGCAGTTTATATCTGATCAGGAGTCATCTGTTGAAGCTGCCATTTGATCTAAAAAACACACTACCACCCTTGGTTCTCTGTATCATATTTTCCCCAGGCCATTGCCAGTACCCTTGGTCACACCCTTTTAAAGGCTTTTGCGAGTGGTGGGAAATCACTGCTGTTTAACTAATTTTCTCTTAAATTTCCACTGCCATGGGTATTGCCCATATGCTACCTGCAGCTGTTTAAGctgtttttgcattttaatgagcattcatcttAGTAAATTACAACTCCTAGTCTGTGGCATTAAAAATAACTGAAAATTGTCACCCACAGCTTTCTGTGATTTAAATCTGCATGATTCTTTCAGTCTATTCAACGATGTTCTTTGCTTGTGAAGGATCTGATAAGAGTTTCCCATTCAGCACAAGGTCTTTTGGCTGACTAGAATTTCAGGTGTcacaaaacattttattaaaacaaaggtAGTGATTTGTAGGTAAGCAGAAATGAaattctgtgtgtttttaaattaatttgatCATGATAGTCCTAAGAAATGTGGATTCAAtggtaataaaaaacaaaacaaaaactgcctGATCTTTTCCACTCAACTAGCTTATTATGCTTATTATGCcacaaaatgtttttatttcagaaataagtttttttttagggtttATAAGAAATGgatagaaaaatagcattgtacATAACtatatttttgttggggggggggatttttcagGAGTGTACCAAAAGTACCTATGAATTTGCAGAAGATCCTAGAAAACTATACTTTGGACCACTAACACCAAGCTATGACAaaacctaggtaaaggtaaaggtaaagggacccttgaccattaggtccagtcgtgtccgactctggggttgtgacgctcatctcgctttattggccgagggagctggcgtacaacttctgggtcatgtggccagcatgactaagccgcttctggcaaaccagagcagcgcacggaaacgctgtttaccttcctgccggagcagtacctatttatctacttgcactttgacgtgctttcaaactgctaggtgggcaggagctgggaccaagcaatgggagctcacctcgtcacggggattcgaaccgccgaccttctgatcagcaagccctaggctctgtggtttaacccaaagcgcaaCACGTGTCCCTAAAACTTAGGTAGGTATTTCTTTTTACAAATATCCTCTTAAATTTGGTTTCATGTAAAGCCCCAGAGAAATGCTGCTGAGAGGATTCTGTGTAGATGGCGTCTTGTAATAACTGTGGAGAAACAGCGCTTTCCATCCTTCCTAAATTATTTAGATGGTGTTTAATTATTAAGGCTGACTAATGTTTATCATTCTATTTTTCTGTAGGGGCTGCATTGATTCAATTCTTCCTCCTAATGCTCATGAGATAGCAGAAAATCAGCTCTTTGTATCAGTCACTAGTGCTAAAAATGGGGTTGGGAATCATTTGCTTTCAAATTTTTGCCTCAAGGGAGGATCTTGTTAAGGTAGGAGAGCTGTGGATCACATCTATAAATGGAAATGGACGACAGTCTCCAGGGTCtatgtgtttggttttttattaACTGTGTCCTGAGAACTCGTCATTCAGTTCAGTTGAGTAACTACGTTGCTTCAAGAAGGACTGCTGACCTGTTTAAAGTAAGAACTGCATGATCTAATGCTTCTGCAATGCTCACAATTGGCCCtattttattcctttaaaaataatgattcCCCCTGTGTTTTTGTAAGTGCGTAAAAGAACTGGTTCTTATGTCAGAACAAAATGCTAACAAAAGGCCAAGACAGGGTTTGATAACCATTCCAAGAAAGCAAGAGACATCTATATGCAGAAAGAGACCAACATGGCAAGCCAATATACCACTGCTTCACAATGCTCATCCAGCttgtaggatgtccctattttcatcaaagaaatgttggagaggatgCAATAGGATGTCctcattgctatttttctagaaaaaggaggtgctggaactcgccaCAGATGCCTCCCTCTTTCACTTAGAATGGCAAcgacacccacctgagagattccagaacccacctgagaggtgccggaatgaGTTCTGGTGATTTCCTactggggaaaaaaagccctgggtgtccCTATTTTTGTCGGAGAAATGCTGAAggtgatggaataggatgttcctattattattggaaaaatgttggagggtatgttcttCCCGATTTAGTTAGGAAAAATATATAGACTACTTAATCAGGAGAGATGTCCCTTTAGCCACAGCATAACTTTTGACATCCCTGTAGCTAACCTGCCCTGCTAATCTCCAGATACAAATAGTATTTTCAAAGTGGGATTTTGTCGCAATGGTCCTCTGCAAAGCTGGAGTGTTCTGCTGAATGATGGTTTAGAGGATGAGAAAGACAGACCTTTATTCATTTACCCATCCGCTTATACTTTGTATGGTTGATGAAGCAACACCAGGCCCTCTAAAATGAATGAGCGCAGCATAGTTACATAGATTTAGATACCTGAATTTACTTGCAGGTGTATATTCCATTAAGCTTAGTCTTCATGCTTCATGTGCCTCTTTTAAGTGGATTTTAACTACACCCTATTTCACAATATCGCTCCTGCTTGTAATATATGTGTGTGGATTACGAGAAATAATGTCTCAAAATCCAATAGCCTATGAATTATTAAGGAGTATGTTTGAGGGTCTGGTGCAGCAAGAGAAAGCAGAGTAAATGTTATTTCTGGGGGGATGAGAGAGCATCTTAAATGGAGAGTTAAGCTATCCCTGCTACTGTTGCAGTCACAGATAGGGAGTTTTGAAACACCCAAGGCTGCTTTtcccttcttggggggggggggtgtcatcctGTCTAGCTTCATCTGGATCCCTGCTGGCCCATTAATGCTCACCACCCCTTCCTTAAGACTTTTGAaacttctcctcctgcagctttgGATCTTTAAACCTGCAGGAGGACTCTTTTCTCATTCCGCTCTGGAAGTTTTGTCCTTGATCACATAGACGTCAAGAAGCCACAGATTGTAAACAAAGAGAAGAGGCATTGGGGAGCTGTTAAGCAATCCTGATGTAGGATATTCTGCCATTCAGCTTAGCTTACAGTGATGTGTGTGGGATAGACTGTTGCCTGTCTTGCTTATATACTGCTCCACTTAAGGCTATCTATCGAACTTTAAagtcaaaataacaataaaataaatataaatacggCCACCATCTCTGGGCTTCGACCTCTGATTTGGACCTGTCTGTCAGTTCTAATTTTTGGCCGCCTAGGAAGTCAGTTATCTTGCTAAACTCATTATGCTTTATTGGCACTGTTGGCAACCAAATCATAAAAGCTCTTGTTACGCTCTGATGGCTTCCAGTGAATCATTCACACAGCTTGCAGCACTCAATAGGTAATAAACACTTTCAGGGGCACCTTAAGAATGGCGTTGAGAGAATGGAGAAGGGAAAGTGGGGTAAAGAAGCAAGGCATTCTTCACAAAAAAGATGTTCATTTGAAGTGCAGCAAAATCTTGTATCTGATTAGCACCTCCAAAGGGAAAATTTGAAGTTTAGTAACAGCAGATCCTAGATTCATGCAATTTCAAATAAACTCTTGGCTGCATGGCATGCACTTGGATGATAGATCAACAGAACACAAGCACAGGTAGAATAATGAGACAGAGGTTGATGGAATGTATCTGGATGGTTTTTGTTCCCCACTTCCATCAATCTGGCCCTGCCcctctggttttttgtttggttcTTGGCATGTGTGCAGGTATTTCTCTGCCTGGAGATACACATTTCTTTAGAAGATCCTGGAAATGTGCAATAACGAATGTTATCATTCTCATGCTTTTtctggtgggggagagaggcagCATGGAATATCC of the Lacerta agilis isolate rLacAgi1 chromosome 4, rLacAgi1.pri, whole genome shotgun sequence genome contains:
- the PNPLA4 gene encoding LOW QUALITY PROTEIN: patatin-like phospholipase domain-containing protein 4 (The sequence of the model RefSeq protein was modified relative to this genomic sequence to represent the inferred CDS: inserted 1 base in 1 codon; deleted 2 bases in 2 codons) encodes the protein MNHLNLFFAACGFLEIYHLGAAFALSRHGKXLLEVVKAFAGASSRSVTATALLTVPKNIEECTKSTYEFAEDPRKLYFGPLTPSYDILFFCRGCIDSILPPNAHEIAENQLFVSVTSAKNGVGNHLLSNFASREDLVKLALSLENFSRPHQALFPPSQEKMESLYQEGYDGAIHLLLKENWFE